The Sporosarcina ureae genomic sequence CATGTACCTTCCTCATTTGATGCGATGCCTCGTATATGTAGAGGCATCGCTTTTTGTTTTGCATACACTGCAGCTTTTTCTTGAATAACGGGCCGATTACATTTTAGTAACGGGAGGAATTCATCGAATGTGAGTCGATCAAATCGTTTATAGTCAGAAGTAGTATGAGGATCAGCTGACATAACACCTGGTACATCTTTGAAAAACTCTACATGCTGAGCTTGTAATGCAGAGGCTAGTGCGATCGCCGTCAAATCACTGCCACCTCTACCGAGAGTCATAAACTTCCCTTGTATATTCATTCCTTGAAAACCAGGCACGATGATACATGAGTGAGTTTGAAATGTATTGACAATATGTGTACTGTTAATTTTATCAATCGTTGCATTACAGAAATCTCCCGATGTGCGAATGCCTGTATTTTGTCCATAGACAATCGTATTGTCTATACCTTCCGTGGATAATTCCGCAGATAATACAGCTGCAGCGATTAATTCGCCACATGCTGCGGCCAAGTCTCTGGCTTCGCCAGATTTCGAGAAGGAGTCCGTCAGGGTAAGCAAATCGTCTGTGGAATAGGCGTCGCCTTTTCTACCCATTGCAGAAACTACAACGATGACGGCACGATATTTCGACAATGCTTGTCGAATATGCTGAATACACTTGGTACGTTGTTGTTGATTCTGCATGGCAATTCCGCCGAACTTCTGGATAATCATAGAATCCCAACTTTCTTCGTGACATTC encodes the following:
- a CDS encoding aspartate kinase, coding for MIIQKFGGIAMQNQQQRTKCIQHIRQALSKYRAVIVVVSAMGRKGDAYSTDDLLTLTDSFSKSGEARDLAAACGELIAAAVLSAELSTEGIDNTIVYGQNTGIRTSGDFCNATIDKINSTHIVNTFQTHSCIIVPGFQGMNIQGKFMTLGRGGSDLTAIALASALQAQHVEFFKDVPGVMSADPHTTSDYKRFDRLTFDEFLPLLKCNRPVIQEKAAVYAKQKAMPLHIRGIASNEEGTWILP